From the Leptospira biflexa serovar Patoc strain 'Patoc 1 (Paris)' genome, one window contains:
- a CDS encoding ferritin-like domain-containing protein encodes MKITEYAKHLLLAPNLEDKLLPPPKQWIDDSDQKSIRIETPGRNHKLQFSDKKIKIPRLEHLNLESNRGLTLHHFANHELMAIELFAWAILAFPDAQKSVRNGWVKTIEEEQTHFKMYLNRMSEFGIQFGDIPLNYIFWKQLDQFQSVESFSAVMSLSFEGANLDYSQVYAKVFSYFGDEKTSEIMIYIFEDEIKHVKRGVRAFEKSIPSEKNSWEHYLSLIQFPFTPRRAKGYLFFPETRYLAGLDANFVKQLAEYEDEYTGRVNLESVKKFGLGSELMRKKQA; translated from the coding sequence ATGAAAATAACAGAATACGCAAAACATTTGTTACTTGCTCCGAATTTGGAAGATAAATTGCTTCCTCCACCGAAACAATGGATAGACGATAGTGACCAAAAATCCATTCGTATTGAAACTCCAGGAAGAAATCACAAACTTCAATTCTCTGATAAAAAAATTAAAATTCCAAGACTGGAACATTTGAATTTAGAATCGAATCGCGGACTCACTCTCCATCATTTTGCCAATCATGAACTCATGGCGATTGAACTTTTTGCCTGGGCCATATTAGCCTTTCCCGATGCTCAAAAATCTGTTCGGAATGGTTGGGTCAAAACCATTGAAGAAGAACAAACTCATTTTAAGATGTATTTGAATCGAATGAGCGAATTTGGAATACAATTTGGAGATATCCCACTCAATTATATATTTTGGAAACAATTGGACCAGTTTCAGAGCGTGGAGTCGTTTTCAGCAGTCATGTCTCTTTCCTTTGAAGGAGCGAATTTGGATTATTCGCAAGTATATGCAAAAGTATTTTCTTATTTCGGAGATGAAAAAACATCAGAAATCATGATTTATATTTTTGAAGATGAGATCAAACATGTCAAACGGGGCGTACGTGCGTTTGAAAAATCGATTCCTTCCGAAAAAAATTCCTGGGAACATTATCTTTCGCTGATCCAATTCCCTTTCACACCAAGAAGAGCAAAAGGATATTTGTTTTTTCCTGAAACAAGATATTTAGCCGGTTTGGATGCAAACTTTGTGAAACAATTGGCCGAATATGAAGATGAGTACACTGGACGTGTGAATTTGGAATCGGTCAAAAAATTTGGTTTAGGATCGGAACTAATGCGAAAAAAACAGGCTTGA
- a CDS encoding sigma-54-dependent Fis family transcriptional regulator — protein MNSTQDPDGLLELILDRCIQICAVESGSLMLIDEKQSVLDAVTSRGMNQQLLRETKLKIGQGITGMAASTGKAKLVNDVSKDPDYIQVKEEIKSELVAPMIVEDDIIGVISLDSNRLNAFTPEMLEIVSVLANQAGQIFKNLQTIRSLEQRTKIQATLIEISKVVSSTLDQNEVFDSIMVTMEKSLRLEKGSIVLFNKEEALLRIVAASGLSPEEIEKGTYQPGEGITGKVYESGEPIIIESVASHPDFLNRVGYLSHFKHDPHNVSLLCAPILSEQTTLGVVNAFIVQNKHTDLKSFLDFLQVVASIISQSIKIQNLVEEAKKEISRENIQLKRELKNKYKFGSLIGKAASMEKMFEKIQLVADSRASVLITGESGTGKEMIANAIHYNSSRSENPFVKINCAAIPENLLESELFGHKKGSFTGAVTDKKGKFELADTGTIFLDEIGEMDLNLQSKLLRVLQEREIEAIGSTKAKKVDVRIIAATNAELEQLVAEKKFRADLFYRLNVVKINTPPLRDRVEDIPLLMNHFLEKYTKDNNKSIKGISREASRLLLKYRWPGNVRELENVIERAVVLAQDEILNEEDFSDILSNMEEMPDNTVEVSHSNHVESVSGAEPLDLGSGRLTSGQLDGLDGRAMEIVVSEVESRLIQYAMKKFRYTKTRVAKFLGINRNTLDKKIKELNIEY, from the coding sequence ATGAATTCCACACAGGACCCAGATGGCCTCCTCGAATTGATTCTCGATCGATGCATCCAAATTTGTGCCGTGGAGTCAGGTTCCCTCATGCTCATCGACGAGAAACAAAGTGTCCTGGATGCCGTGACCTCACGTGGGATGAACCAACAATTACTTCGTGAAACCAAACTGAAAATTGGACAGGGGATCACGGGTATGGCAGCTTCCACGGGAAAAGCGAAGTTGGTCAATGATGTTTCGAAAGATCCAGATTACATCCAAGTAAAAGAAGAGATCAAATCAGAGTTAGTTGCTCCAATGATAGTAGAGGATGATATCATTGGGGTGATCTCACTTGACTCGAATCGATTGAATGCATTTACACCTGAGATGTTGGAGATTGTAAGTGTACTTGCAAACCAAGCGGGTCAGATTTTTAAAAATTTACAAACCATTCGTTCATTAGAACAACGAACGAAAATCCAAGCAACTCTCATCGAAATTTCAAAAGTAGTTAGCTCAACTTTGGATCAAAATGAAGTTTTTGATTCCATTATGGTAACAATGGAAAAGTCACTTCGTTTAGAAAAAGGAAGTATTGTCTTATTTAATAAAGAAGAAGCCTTATTAAGGATTGTTGCCGCTTCGGGATTATCACCAGAAGAAATTGAAAAAGGAACATACCAACCTGGAGAAGGAATCACTGGAAAAGTATATGAGTCAGGAGAGCCAATTATCATTGAATCTGTTGCATCACATCCTGATTTTTTAAACAGAGTTGGATACTTGTCTCATTTTAAACATGATCCACATAACGTAAGTTTATTATGTGCTCCAATTTTGAGTGAACAAACAACCTTGGGTGTAGTAAATGCATTTATCGTTCAAAATAAACACACTGACTTAAAATCTTTTTTAGATTTTTTACAAGTGGTTGCATCTATCATTTCACAATCGATCAAAATTCAAAACTTAGTCGAAGAAGCAAAAAAAGAAATTTCACGAGAAAATATCCAATTAAAAAGAGAATTAAAAAATAAATATAAATTTGGTTCACTGATAGGTAAAGCCGCGAGTATGGAAAAGATGTTTGAAAAAATTCAGTTAGTTGCTGATTCAAGAGCATCTGTTCTCATCACTGGAGAATCAGGAACTGGAAAGGAAATGATTGCAAATGCAATTCATTACAATAGTTCCCGTTCTGAAAATCCATTTGTCAAAATCAATTGCGCTGCAATTCCAGAAAACTTACTTGAAAGTGAACTCTTTGGTCATAAAAAAGGTTCCTTTACGGGAGCTGTCACAGACAAAAAAGGAAAGTTTGAATTGGCCGACACAGGCACTATCTTTTTGGATGAAATTGGAGAAATGGATTTAAACTTACAATCAAAGTTACTTCGGGTCTTACAAGAGCGTGAAATTGAAGCCATTGGATCAACAAAAGCAAAAAAAGTGGATGTACGGATCATTGCCGCAACCAATGCCGAATTAGAACAGTTAGTTGCCGAAAAGAAATTTAGAGCAGACTTGTTTTACCGGTTGAATGTAGTCAAAATCAATACTCCACCGCTACGTGATCGAGTTGAAGACATTCCACTCCTCATGAATCACTTCTTGGAAAAGTATACAAAAGATAATAATAAATCTATCAAAGGAATCTCTCGCGAAGCATCTAGACTGCTTTTGAAATATAGATGGCCAGGAAACGTTCGCGAATTGGAAAACGTCATCGAACGAGCAGTAGTCCTTGCCCAAGATGAAATTTTAAATGAAGAAGATTTTTCAGATATTTTATCCAATATGGAAGAAATGCCAGATAACACTGTGGAAGTATCACATTCAAATCATGTGGAATCAGTATCTGGTGCTGAACCTTTGGATTTGGGATCTGGTCGTTTGACTTCTGGACAGTTGGATGGTTTGGATGGGCGTGCGATGGAAATTGTTGTCAGTGAAGTTGAATCTAGACTCATCCAATATGCGATGAAAAAATTTCGGTATACCAAAACAAGAGTCGCTAAGTTTTTGGGAATCAATCGTAACACATTGGATAAAAAAATCAAAGAACTCAATATTGAATATTGA
- a CDS encoding ATP-binding protein — translation MIPKIPDSVSIHFESMLKRMGNQLPNEWIKNKTKFLLSYSGGKDSSLLLLFLKYLQDKYQIQPPHLFYLSHGIREIQNEEKEMETYLEQYGFNLFFVKKKFQIYPSNLRKD, via the coding sequence ATGATTCCAAAAATCCCTGATTCTGTTTCCATCCATTTTGAATCTATGCTCAAAAGAATGGGAAACCAACTGCCAAACGAATGGATCAAAAACAAAACAAAATTTTTACTCTCCTATTCGGGAGGAAAAGATTCTAGTCTCCTATTATTATTCTTAAAATATTTACAAGACAAATACCAAATCCAACCCCCTCACCTCTTTTATCTATCGCACGGGATCAGAGAGATCCAAAACGAAGAAAAAGAAATGGAAACTTATCTAGAACAATATGGATTCAATCTCTTCTTTGTAAAAAAAAAATTCCAAATTTATCCTTCAAACTTAAGAAAGGATTAG
- a CDS encoding SpoIIE family protein phosphatase, giving the protein MKKEIVYPGPWMNEESEFERICLLCTEPRVPSGITKAGRFFCQTCQREWILEKRKIPRVGKHVLNSDEKTEFLLENLSLFNSSLGLDDLMFRFSELISDRLKKDKIAIFITNLELGEIKLAHYYTKQKHLQRVIKRITLDYDLSYGILIEAMAKREPCFYKFSDQTHPFYSFYSKLTGTKSQLVLPILYANIAVGMITIDYEDEDTLDYIEDEEILKIVVGQFAVSLRNSLLFSKSKNQSKHFRSLHTAALTLSQLYLNNHNEMIRMILLTLSGIVDSSISCLVEIPPNVTKAKVFKVYRDLENYELKTLTDSVDINDLNFILQTKEILAVDPSIDVIFQTLGITGKETLIVPVKLENETICIFILAKEETRFPHEEIEALNAFVSLARITMENSNLYQNLSNKERLEKEIEIAKEIQSNLLPRNAPEADGFSFGGLMVPARGIGGDYYDFILSPNRNELFVCIGDVSGKGVAAGLVMATVRTILHSLVRVKDSPWEILNDINNYLYSSYRDAITPRFMSMILIRWNLISDEVEVSGAGHGNFYHYQLYSNTVRSIETGGVILGISPDISKFKNETKLYFKAGDTILLYTDGVTEALNAYEKQYGELSLEESFRNHILLEPKKILENIYLDLKEFVKEQEQHDDITMVAVRKI; this is encoded by the coding sequence GTGAAAAAAGAAATCGTGTATCCTGGTCCCTGGATGAACGAGGAATCGGAATTTGAACGAATCTGCCTTCTTTGTACTGAACCTCGTGTTCCCAGTGGCATCACGAAAGCAGGTCGATTTTTCTGCCAAACCTGCCAGAGGGAATGGATCTTAGAAAAACGAAAAATCCCTCGAGTGGGCAAACATGTCCTCAATTCAGATGAAAAAACAGAATTCCTATTAGAGAACTTATCCCTATTTAACTCCTCACTTGGTTTAGATGATTTGATGTTTCGTTTTAGCGAACTCATCTCTGATCGCTTAAAAAAAGATAAAATTGCAATTTTTATAACAAACCTAGAGTTAGGTGAAATAAAATTAGCTCATTATTACACCAAACAAAAACATTTGCAAAGAGTCATCAAACGAATCACTCTCGATTATGATTTGAGTTACGGAATTTTAATAGAAGCGATGGCGAAGAGAGAGCCTTGTTTTTATAAATTCAGTGACCAAACCCATCCGTTTTATTCCTTTTATTCAAAACTTACTGGCACCAAATCTCAATTGGTCTTACCTATATTGTATGCAAACATCGCTGTTGGAATGATCACAATCGATTATGAAGACGAAGACACATTGGATTATATTGAAGATGAAGAAATTCTCAAAATTGTTGTCGGACAATTTGCCGTTTCACTTAGAAATTCGCTTCTGTTTTCCAAATCAAAAAATCAATCGAAACACTTTAGAAGTTTACATACGGCTGCATTAACATTAAGCCAACTCTATCTAAACAATCACAATGAGATGATTCGAATGATTCTACTCACATTATCAGGAATTGTAGACTCATCCATTTCTTGTTTGGTAGAAATTCCTCCAAACGTTACCAAAGCAAAAGTATTCAAAGTATACCGAGATCTGGAAAATTATGAACTTAAAACATTGACTGACTCAGTGGATATCAATGATCTAAATTTTATACTCCAAACAAAAGAAATTTTGGCAGTTGATCCTTCTATAGATGTTATCTTTCAAACACTTGGAATCACTGGAAAAGAAACACTCATCGTACCCGTAAAATTAGAAAACGAAACTATTTGTATTTTTATTTTGGCCAAAGAAGAAACTCGATTCCCGCATGAAGAAATTGAAGCTCTGAATGCTTTCGTTTCACTCGCAAGAATCACCATGGAAAATTCCAATTTATACCAAAATCTTTCAAACAAAGAAAGATTGGAGAAAGAAATTGAAATTGCTAAAGAAATTCAAAGTAATCTTTTACCTCGTAACGCACCAGAAGCGGATGGATTTTCCTTTGGTGGACTCATGGTACCTGCTCGAGGGATCGGAGGTGATTATTATGATTTTATATTATCACCGAATCGAAATGAGTTATTTGTCTGCATTGGTGATGTCAGTGGAAAAGGAGTCGCAGCAGGTCTTGTAATGGCTACCGTTAGAACCATCCTCCATTCTCTCGTTCGAGTAAAAGATTCCCCCTGGGAAATTTTAAACGATATCAACAATTACTTATATTCCAGTTATCGAGATGCGATCACTCCACGATTTATGAGTATGATCTTGATTCGTTGGAATTTGATTTCCGATGAAGTGGAAGTATCGGGAGCTGGGCATGGAAATTTTTACCATTACCAATTATACTCCAACACAGTTAGATCCATTGAAACTGGTGGTGTCATCTTGGGAATCAGTCCCGACATATCCAAATTTAAAAATGAAACTAAATTGTATTTCAAGGCTGGGGATACAATCCTACTCTATACAGACGGTGTAACAGAAGCTCTCAATGCTTACGAAAAACAATACGGCGAACTTAGTTTAGAGGAGAGTTTCCGAAATCACATCCTTTTGGAACCAAAAAAGATTTTAGAGAATATTTATTTGGATCTAAAAGAATTTGTCAAGGAACAGGAACAACACGATGATATCACAATGGTGGCCGTGAGGAAAATATGA
- a CDS encoding porin, whose protein sequence is MKHRIQIPFLILILSFSVPFTGKLKAENSSESKQPTQQNGSNQTNLNEPTNLDEAKDKTIVLPKSLKFGAFVDTYYSHNGNHPNSKERQYTTQAVRNDEFNINLGFIETKWQEDKIRGRLAFQFGTSVNTNYAGEISKDTSSNQNAVKHIQEAYVGFKLSKDTWVDAGIYLGHIGYESWISSDNWNYTRAMALDYVPYYSSGVRVTTKFTDKFQFQFHVMNGWQNITDQNKDKSLGTQFKYQFTPKFSITANQFAGNEAPDFERKQTRFYNNTILEWKVLDWLSFALSGDVGAQKTKESLSYEPWWKEINPILPMYISRESRAFHQWYHGTFWTSFRYEDLFRLSFRIERFYDPKQVLVQTYTRNGFLTNGYTVTFDLLQWSPGLLRFEAIQRESMDSVFETDQNKRTRVERLFVVAATVRI, encoded by the coding sequence ATGAAACATCGAATCCAAATTCCTTTTTTGATTTTGATCCTATCTTTTAGTGTTCCATTTACAGGAAAATTGAAAGCGGAAAACAGTTCCGAATCCAAACAACCAACCCAACAGAATGGATCCAATCAAACCAATTTGAACGAACCAACTAATTTGGATGAGGCGAAAGATAAAACTATCGTTTTGCCGAAAAGTTTGAAGTTTGGCGCTTTTGTCGATACGTATTATTCTCATAATGGCAATCATCCCAATTCCAAAGAGAGACAGTATACAACACAAGCAGTTCGAAATGACGAGTTTAATATTAATTTGGGCTTTATCGAAACGAAATGGCAGGAAGATAAAATTCGAGGGCGTTTGGCATTTCAATTTGGAACCTCTGTCAATACAAATTATGCTGGGGAGATCAGTAAGGATACTAGTTCCAATCAAAATGCAGTGAAACACATCCAGGAGGCTTATGTTGGATTTAAATTGAGTAAGGACACTTGGGTGGATGCAGGTATTTATTTAGGCCATATTGGATATGAATCATGGATATCATCAGATAATTGGAATTATACGAGAGCAATGGCTCTTGACTATGTACCGTATTATTCTTCAGGAGTCAGGGTCACAACAAAGTTCACTGATAAGTTTCAATTTCAGTTTCATGTGATGAATGGCTGGCAAAATATAACGGATCAAAATAAAGACAAATCACTTGGTACTCAGTTCAAATACCAATTCACACCTAAATTTTCCATCACTGCCAATCAATTTGCCGGCAATGAGGCTCCCGATTTTGAACGAAAACAAACACGTTTCTATAATAATACAATTCTGGAATGGAAAGTTTTGGATTGGTTATCTTTTGCACTTTCTGGAGATGTTGGTGCACAAAAAACAAAAGAATCTTTGTCTTATGAACCATGGTGGAAAGAAATCAATCCAATTTTACCAATGTACATCAGTCGCGAATCGAGAGCGTTTCACCAATGGTATCATGGAACCTTTTGGACTAGTTTTCGATATGAAGATTTGTTTCGGCTAAGTTTTCGGATCGAACGGTTTTATGATCCTAAACAGGTGTTAGTACAAACTTACACTAGAAATGGATTTTTAACAAACGGTTATACGGTTACATTTGATTTACTACAATGGTCACCTGGACTTTTAAGATTCGAAGCCATCCAAAGAGAATCGATGGATTCTGTTTTTGAGACAGATCAAAACAAAAGGACAAGGGTGGAGCGGTTGTTTGTTGTGGCCGCTACTGTTCGAATCTAA
- the thiD gene encoding bifunctional hydroxymethylpyrimidine kinase/phosphomethylpyrimidine kinase: protein MKKDFPITLTIAGSDSGGGAGVQADLKTFSSLATFGTTVFTCLTAQNPDGVTGIYEISPDFVSSQLQAVSSYFPIKSAKTGMLYSKDIIKSVASFFYDNPDIQLVLDPVMVATSGAKLLKDDAIQSLIEDLIPLAKIITPNLDEASLLLGENIHQYDQLVPMAKKLFEKYNVPILLKGGHLPNASVATDVLFDGISIFEYSKPYLKEKHTHGTGCTYSAAITAFLAHGKNLAEAVGSAKEYLHLSLEDDILTGPTQHLNHFPDPTH, encoded by the coding sequence ATGAAAAAAGATTTTCCAATCACTCTGACAATCGCAGGTTCTGATTCTGGTGGTGGAGCTGGTGTCCAAGCCGATCTCAAAACGTTTTCGTCTCTTGCGACATTTGGAACCACAGTGTTTACATGTCTCACAGCTCAAAATCCTGATGGAGTCACAGGTATTTATGAAATCTCTCCTGACTTTGTTTCCTCACAACTCCAAGCAGTTTCCAGTTATTTCCCGATCAAATCTGCAAAAACAGGAATGTTATATTCGAAGGACATCATCAAATCGGTCGCTTCATTTTTTTATGATAATCCTGACATACAGTTGGTTCTCGATCCAGTGATGGTTGCAACAAGTGGTGCCAAACTCCTCAAAGATGATGCGATCCAATCCTTAATTGAAGATCTCATTCCACTTGCAAAAATAATCACACCTAACTTAGATGAGGCGTCGCTTCTTTTAGGAGAAAATATCCACCAATATGACCAGTTGGTTCCAATGGCAAAAAAACTATTCGAAAAATACAATGTCCCCATTTTATTGAAAGGGGGACACCTACCCAATGCATCAGTAGCGACCGATGTTTTGTTTGATGGTATATCAATATTCGAATACTCAAAACCATATCTGAAAGAAAAACATACTCATGGAACAGGTTGTACGTATTCGGCAGCAATTACTGCCTTTTTAGCTCATGGGAAAAATCTTGCAGAAGCAGTCGGATCAGCCAAAGAATACTTACACTTAAGTTTGGAAGATGATATTCTCACGGGACCAACACAACACCTAAACCACTTCCCAGATCCAACTCATTAA
- a CDS encoding tRNA lysidine(34) synthetase: protein MPNLSFKLKKGLEETGRLVRYHELKKISKKIPSIILTGHHCKDYTESIFLHLTRGGGKKSFYTLPPFDGERFLPLVFLEDHELNELYQFVSANMRIFEDESNGDPIYKRNRIRMELIPILEREKWNFFKTYWNFHDRSQLNLQFDGFSNQSQSYAPHLFRIPHDTWVSLNLSAKKELIDFHLKLMGMYPLYKSGFENFHLQSEGERAFLENKNCYLYKSKFGDLFIIDKKSPAFKKAISNREGQILVIEWNQNRFKINDPDMKYSLGSWHHGQKIQIRSGNKEISECMRENGVPFFLRSYIPILYFENEPIQILFSLFSKNEKNYPKRIYLER, encoded by the coding sequence ATTCCAAATTTATCCTTCAAACTTAAGAAAGGATTAGAAGAAACGGGACGGCTTGTTCGTTACCATGAATTAAAAAAAATAAGCAAAAAAATTCCTTCCATCATTCTCACTGGCCATCACTGCAAAGATTATACAGAATCCATTTTTTTGCATCTAACGAGAGGTGGTGGTAAAAAATCTTTTTATACTCTCCCTCCATTTGATGGAGAAAGGTTTTTGCCTCTTGTTTTTTTGGAAGACCATGAATTGAACGAATTATACCAGTTTGTATCAGCAAATATGCGTATCTTTGAAGATGAATCAAATGGTGATCCTATTTATAAAAGAAATAGAATTCGGATGGAATTGATTCCAATTTTAGAAAGAGAAAAATGGAACTTTTTTAAAACCTATTGGAATTTCCACGATCGATCGCAACTCAATTTACAATTTGATGGTTTTTCAAACCAATCCCAAAGTTATGCACCACACCTATTTCGAATTCCTCATGATACATGGGTGAGTTTGAATTTATCTGCTAAAAAAGAATTAATCGATTTCCATTTGAAACTGATGGGTATGTATCCCTTATATAAATCTGGCTTTGAGAACTTTCACCTGCAATCAGAAGGGGAAAGAGCATTTTTAGAAAATAAAAATTGTTACCTATACAAATCAAAGTTTGGTGATCTCTTCATCATTGACAAAAAATCTCCAGCATTTAAAAAAGCGATTTCCAATCGAGAGGGCCAAATTTTGGTCATTGAGTGGAACCAAAATCGATTCAAAATCAATGATCCTGATATGAAATACAGTTTAGGATCCTGGCACCATGGGCAAAAAATCCAAATTCGTTCTGGAAATAAGGAAATTTCCGAATGTATGCGGGAAAATGGTGTTCCGTTTTTTTTACGATCCTATATCCCTATCCTCTATTTTGAGAATGAACCGATCCAAATTTTATTTTCACTCTTTTCAAAAAACGAAAAGAATTATCCGAAACGAATCTATTTAGAAAGGTGA